In one Blastococcus sp. Marseille-P5729 genomic region, the following are encoded:
- the mftE gene encoding mycofactocin biosynthesis peptidyl-dipeptidase MftE: MIDLSTAASIDLGADRPDTLVVPLGSTEQHGAHLPLATDTIIASYVAREIAARLDRSALAPSIPFGASGEHSGFAGTLSIGTEVLARVLVELVRDASRDYAKVVVVNGHGGNGPAIAAAQEVCDHEGRELLVAHCHFPGADAHAGRTETSVLLYIAPGAVRLDLAEPGNTAPIGELMPKMREAGIRAVSKNGVLGDPTGASAEEGAALLDDLIGRIVQSLGAY; this comes from the coding sequence ATGATCGACCTGTCTACCGCTGCCAGCATCGACCTGGGCGCAGACCGGCCGGACACCCTCGTCGTACCGCTCGGCTCGACCGAGCAGCACGGAGCGCACCTGCCGCTCGCCACCGACACGATCATCGCGTCGTACGTCGCCCGCGAGATCGCTGCGCGGCTGGACCGAAGTGCGCTGGCGCCATCGATCCCCTTCGGCGCGAGCGGTGAGCACTCGGGGTTCGCCGGGACTCTCTCGATCGGCACTGAGGTGCTCGCGCGGGTTCTCGTCGAGCTCGTCCGGGACGCGTCGAGGGACTACGCGAAGGTCGTCGTGGTGAACGGGCACGGTGGCAACGGACCCGCGATCGCGGCCGCACAAGAGGTGTGCGACCACGAGGGCCGCGAACTGCTCGTCGCGCACTGTCACTTCCCCGGTGCGGACGCCCACGCCGGCCGCACCGAGACATCCGTACTGCTGTATATCGCGCCCGGGGCGGTGCGGCTCGATCTCGCCGAGCCCGGCAACACCGCACCCATCGGCGAGCTCATGCCGAAGATGCGCGAGGCCGGGATACGCGCAGTGAGTAAGAACGGGGTGCTCGGGGACCCCACCGGCGCGAGCGCGGAGGAGGGCGCTGCCCTGCTCGATGACCTCATCGGTCGCATCGTCCAGTCACTGGGTGCGTACTAG
- the mftF gene encoding mycofactocin biosynthesis glycosyltransferase MftF (Members of this protein family, MftF, are glycosyltransferases, members of PF00535 (glycosyl transferase family 2). The encoding gene is found as part of the mycofactocin cassette, in Mycobacterium tuberculosis, many other Actinobacteria, and occasional members of other lineages. Mycofactocin itself, a putative redox carrier, is a heavily modified derivative of the C-terminal Val-Tyr dipeptide of the mycofactocin precursor MftA (TIGR03969).): protein MSRRSALRPRRDHWQLARHTRWAGARTLVGGDPFRAVRLTDRGAAFVRSLIAGPRGTELGPAERTLMKRLARGNLVTRPTRELGSIEATLVIPAHAAADDVQRVLDSAPRRPAIVVDDGSPVPLAGQLAHDAPLTVIRHDEPLGPAAARNAGARAATTPWVAFADADLVACAGWIAALGAYADEVVAIAPRITTEPADGLAAQFEQAVCALDMGSDPRYVSPSGFLSYVPSAALLVRRQDFLDAGGFDEQLRVGEDVDLVWRLADQGVYYEPTVVVSHRARRSLAAALGRRAEYGVSSGALADRHPGLMRHGSFPAQTAIPWLLWIAGQPMAACAAALVGLAVAPRGLPAIPPAAAVSVKARAQLRSAEALSRMLTRPMLPLALALSLLHKGFRRRAAIAIAISALVQRRSPSGAIWQLLDDAAYSSGVWRAAVLRRDPQLVLPRLRWSRR from the coding sequence ATGAGCCGACGGTCCGCCCTACGGCCGCGCCGGGATCATTGGCAGCTGGCTCGCCACACGCGCTGGGCGGGCGCGCGCACCCTCGTCGGCGGCGACCCGTTCCGCGCGGTTCGGCTCACCGACCGGGGCGCGGCCTTCGTGCGCTCGCTCATCGCCGGGCCGCGCGGTACAGAGCTTGGCCCGGCCGAGCGGACGCTGATGAAGCGGCTCGCGCGCGGGAACCTGGTGACTCGACCGACCCGTGAGCTGGGCTCGATCGAAGCGACGTTGGTGATCCCGGCTCACGCCGCGGCGGACGACGTCCAACGCGTGCTCGACTCCGCCCCACGCAGGCCCGCGATCGTGGTGGACGACGGATCACCGGTGCCCCTCGCCGGACAGCTGGCTCACGACGCACCGTTGACGGTGATCCGGCACGACGAGCCGCTCGGTCCCGCTGCCGCACGTAACGCGGGCGCCCGGGCGGCAACTACCCCGTGGGTCGCATTCGCTGACGCGGATCTCGTTGCCTGCGCCGGATGGATAGCCGCGCTCGGAGCATACGCCGACGAGGTGGTGGCGATCGCGCCACGAATCACGACCGAGCCCGCAGACGGGCTCGCGGCTCAGTTCGAGCAAGCCGTCTGCGCGCTTGATATGGGCAGCGATCCCAGATATGTCTCGCCGTCCGGTTTCCTGTCGTATGTGCCGAGCGCCGCTTTGCTGGTGCGCCGCCAAGATTTCCTTGATGCAGGCGGTTTCGACGAGCAGCTACGCGTTGGGGAGGATGTCGACCTCGTATGGCGGCTCGCCGATCAAGGGGTCTATTACGAGCCGACCGTGGTCGTCAGCCACCGAGCACGCCGCTCGCTCGCCGCTGCGCTCGGACGCCGAGCGGAGTACGGCGTCAGCTCGGGCGCGTTGGCCGACCGGCATCCGGGTCTCATGCGACATGGCTCCTTTCCAGCACAGACGGCGATCCCGTGGCTGCTGTGGATCGCAGGGCAGCCGATGGCGGCATGTGCCGCAGCGCTCGTCGGGCTGGCCGTCGCACCTCGGGGACTACCAGCGATTCCCCCTGCAGCCGCCGTCAGCGTCAAGGCTCGCGCCCAGCTCAGATCTGCCGAAGCGCTGAGCCGCATGCTAACGCGGCCGATGCTTCCCCTTGCGCTCGCGCTTTCGTTGTTGCACAAGGGATTCCGACGCCGGGCCGCGATCGCCATTGCAATCTCCGCGCTGGTGCAGCGCAGGTCGCCGTCCGGTGCGATCTGGCAGCTACTCGACGACGCCGCCTATTCATCGGGCGTGTGGCGCGCAGCGGTGCTGAGACGTGATCCGCAGCTGGTCCTGCCGCGCCTGAGATGGAGCCGACGATGA
- a CDS encoding IS5 family transposase yields MKQFPEPGDHAIGRSRGGLSTKVHQVCDGKGRPMVIAVAPGQGSDSRMFPHLLAALRVPREGAGRPRTTPDAVMADKAYSSRAHRALLRGRGITAVIAEPADQKAHRKRRGSRGGRPPRTDPARYAKRHVIENSFQRFKQWRGLATRYDKLASTYRAGVFLRAILLWLPALAQGS; encoded by the coding sequence ATGAAGCAGTTTCCCGAGCCGGGTGATCACGCGATCGGTCGCTCCCGCGGAGGGCTGTCGACCAAGGTTCATCAGGTGTGTGACGGCAAAGGCCGCCCCATGGTCATCGCCGTCGCGCCCGGGCAGGGCAGCGACTCCAGAATGTTCCCCCACCTTCTCGCCGCCTTGCGTGTCCCCCGCGAAGGAGCGGGGCGTCCACGTACCACCCCTGATGCCGTGATGGCCGACAAGGCCTACTCCTCACGGGCGCACCGAGCCCTGCTGCGCGGTCGGGGAATCACTGCCGTGATCGCCGAGCCGGCTGACCAGAAGGCGCACCGGAAGCGTCGCGGATCTCGTGGCGGACGGCCTCCGCGCACCGACCCGGCCAGATACGCCAAACGGCACGTCATCGAGAACAGCTTCCAACGGTTCAAGCAGTGGCGTGGCCTGGCCACGCGGTACGACAAACTCGCCTCGACCTACCGCGCCGGGGTGTTCCTGCGCGCGATCCTGCTCTGGCTCCCTGCCCTGGCCCAGGGGTCGTAG
- a CDS encoding IS5 family transposase, whose amino-acid sequence MSRTRVLSDAEWALIVPLMPSSDGRRGRRFRDHRLVVEGIIYRYRTGIAWRDLPREFGPWQTVWKRHRLFAGDGTWDKVLTALLGRADAVGEIDWDVAVDSTIARAHQHATNTTRRAGGPSELHEAVSRAG is encoded by the coding sequence ATGTCGCGGACGCGGGTGCTGTCGGATGCGGAGTGGGCGTTGATCGTGCCGTTGATGCCCTCCAGCGATGGGCGGCGGGGGCGGCGTTTCCGGGATCACCGTCTGGTGGTCGAGGGGATCATCTACCGGTACCGGACGGGGATCGCTTGGCGCGACCTGCCGCGGGAGTTCGGGCCGTGGCAGACCGTGTGGAAGAGACACCGTCTGTTCGCTGGTGACGGGACGTGGGACAAGGTCCTGACCGCCTTGCTGGGCAGGGCGGACGCCGTTGGTGAGATCGATTGGGATGTCGCCGTGGACTCCACCATCGCTCGCGCACACCAGCACGCGACGAACACCACCCGCCGCGCGGGGGGACCCAGCGAATTACATGAAGCAGTTTCCCGAGCCGGGTGA
- a CDS encoding transposase, giving the protein MRNSDNQTPPRVVIGMDPHKRSVTIEVMTPDEGIVGHGRFGTDEAGFAAMLDYARRWPDRVWAIEGCEGIGRHVAHRLLPLGEEVVDVPAKLSARMRVFATGQGRKTDDTDGHSIALVGVRMQGLQSVVHDEQLKLLRLLVDRRRRIGEDHSRMICQLHALILELVPGGAKRDLSAAQARAILAKVRPRDAVGKARKRVAMELVVDLERLYQRKKAANKELTDLVKATGTGLLDLRGIGPSGAARLLVEVGDITRFPSKAHFASWTGTAPIDVSSASTPTTGCPAVGTVRSTGSCTSWPSSSCATAPAQAVPTTTGRSPRGRPRTQRCGA; this is encoded by the coding sequence GTGAGGAACAGCGACAACCAGACACCACCGCGGGTGGTGATCGGGATGGATCCGCACAAGCGGTCGGTGACGATCGAGGTCATGACCCCGGACGAGGGGATCGTGGGGCACGGCCGATTCGGCACGGACGAGGCCGGCTTCGCCGCGATGCTCGACTACGCCCGCCGGTGGCCTGATCGGGTGTGGGCGATCGAGGGCTGCGAGGGCATCGGCCGTCATGTCGCCCACCGGCTCCTGCCACTGGGCGAGGAGGTCGTGGACGTGCCGGCGAAGCTGTCCGCCCGGATGCGCGTCTTCGCGACCGGACAGGGCAGGAAGACCGACGACACCGATGGCCACTCGATCGCCTTGGTCGGGGTGCGCATGCAGGGCCTGCAGTCGGTCGTGCACGACGAGCAGCTCAAGCTGTTGCGGCTGCTCGTGGACCGGCGCCGGCGCATCGGTGAGGACCACTCCCGCATGATCTGTCAGTTGCACGCACTGATCCTCGAGCTCGTCCCGGGCGGCGCGAAGAGGGATCTTTCCGCTGCCCAGGCCCGCGCCATCCTCGCCAAGGTCCGGCCGCGGGATGCGGTCGGCAAGGCCCGTAAGCGGGTCGCGATGGAGCTCGTCGTCGACCTCGAACGCCTCTACCAGCGCAAGAAGGCCGCGAACAAAGAGCTCACCGATCTCGTCAAGGCGACCGGGACCGGGTTGCTCGATCTGCGAGGGATCGGCCCGTCGGGCGCTGCCCGGTTGCTGGTCGAGGTCGGCGACATCACCCGCTTCCCCAGCAAGGCCCACTTCGCGTCCTGGACCGGCACCGCTCCGATCGACGTGTCCTCGGCGAGCACACCCACCACCGGCTGTCCCGCGGTGGGAACCGTCAGATCAACCGGGTCCTGCACATCATGGCCATCGTCCAGCTGCGCAACCGCGCCAGCGCAGGCCGTGCCTACTACGACCGGAAGATCGCCGCGGGGAAGGCCCCGAACTCAGCGATGCGGTGCCTGA
- a CDS encoding heme A synthase produces MSTLAPSTTSWRRLTPRAVVAASAATLAMSVVIVITGGIVRVTGSGLGCPTWPRCESDSLATTPELGVHGLIEFGNRMLTGALSTLVLVLIVVVALQRVPAPRLIARAGWAQLALVVVNAVVGGITVLTRLSPWMVALHFLAAMGLLTTTTITWHRVREYTRPDQAADTPAPSTERRLALACLASTVVTIVLGTLATGTGPHAGDSADIERMPFNWLAMTLIHAAAVAATCVLAGLLAVRLHRADPRGIGSMRAQLFLGALGFQALVGIIQSTTALPSWLVVVHLFGACLVWAGAVRLILDTTSPLNAVEPSR; encoded by the coding sequence GTGTCGACACTCGCCCCCTCAACCACCTCCTGGCGCAGGCTCACGCCGCGTGCTGTGGTCGCCGCCAGCGCTGCAACCCTCGCGATGAGCGTGGTCATCGTGATCACCGGCGGCATCGTCCGCGTCACTGGCTCGGGGCTGGGCTGCCCGACCTGGCCACGTTGCGAGTCCGACTCACTGGCCACCACGCCCGAGCTCGGCGTCCATGGCCTGATCGAGTTCGGCAACCGCATGCTCACCGGGGCCCTGTCCACCCTCGTATTGGTCCTCATCGTGGTCGTCGCCCTGCAACGGGTCCCAGCGCCGCGACTCATCGCCCGGGCAGGGTGGGCACAGCTCGCACTGGTGGTGGTCAACGCCGTCGTCGGTGGCATCACCGTCCTGACCCGGCTCAGCCCCTGGATGGTCGCCCTCCACTTCCTCGCCGCCATGGGCCTGCTCACCACCACGACCATCACCTGGCACCGGGTCCGCGAATACACCCGCCCCGACCAGGCCGCCGACACGCCCGCCCCATCAACCGAGCGACGCCTCGCCCTGGCCTGCCTGGCCTCCACCGTCGTGACCATCGTGCTCGGCACCCTGGCCACCGGCACCGGACCCCATGCGGGTGACTCCGCCGACATCGAACGCATGCCCTTCAACTGGCTCGCCATGACCCTCATCCATGCCGCAGCCGTCGCCGCAACCTGTGTCCTCGCCGGGCTCCTCGCCGTTCGACTCCACCGAGCCGATCCTCGTGGGATCGGCTCCATGCGTGCCCAGCTCTTCCTCGGCGCCCTCGGCTTCCAGGCCCTCGTGGGCATCATTCAGTCCACCACCGCCTTACCGTCCTGGCTGGTCGTGGTCCACCTCTTCGGAGCCTGCCTCGTCTGGGCCGGCGCCGTCCGCCTCATCCTCGACACCACAAGCCCGCTCAACGCCGTCGAACCCAGCAGGTGA
- a CDS encoding NUDIX domain-containing protein, producing MLDDRGRVLLMRRADTGAWGIPSGHVEPGETVAHAAVREVAEETGLEVAVERLVGVYSDPASQVITYPDGRVSHFITTSFACRVTGGWLRPDGVEALDARFFPTTNLPQPLMRMHPQWLDDTLEGRTGISR from the coding sequence GTGCTCGACGACCGGGGCCGGGTGCTGCTGATGCGCCGCGCCGACACCGGTGCGTGGGGGATCCCCTCCGGGCACGTCGAACCGGGTGAGACCGTCGCCCACGCCGCCGTCCGCGAGGTGGCCGAAGAGACCGGCCTCGAAGTTGCCGTCGAGCGCCTGGTCGGGGTCTACTCCGACCCTGCCAGCCAGGTCATCACGTATCCCGATGGGCGCGTGAGCCACTTCATCACGACCTCGTTCGCGTGTCGCGTCACCGGCGGATGGTTGCGCCCCGACGGAGTCGAGGCACTCGATGCACGCTTCTTCCCCACGACGAACCTGCCCCAGCCCCTCATGCGCATGCACCCCCAATGGCTCGACGACACCCTCGAGGGCAGGACCGGAATCAGCCGATGA